In the Anaerolineales bacterium genome, CACTAGAAAATTCGCCAAACGAGGGTCAATGCGAGCAGGAAGAGAAGCGCCAGTAGAACAAACAACAGAATTCTTTCGTATTTCATTCGTACTGTCCTGCAGTCCTGATTAAGATTCTACCGGAGTAGAATTACCGGCAGATCAGACATCTTGACGGGTATTTAAGTCATTCGCACTGATCTCGCTGCGTAGGATCTGCGGAGATATGCGCAGGATTTATTCTTGCAGGAACATTAACGAACGTGCGTGCGGAGGCTATAATAGAATCGAACTGACCGAGCGGGGTTTCGAACGACGATGCAAACGCAAGCCAGTATTGAAGAGAGCCTACGAAGCGGTGACCGTCCACTCCATCTGGAGGAGATACGCGCCGCCCGTGACCTGCACGCGTGGATACATCCCATTCACCTCTTTGCAGACATCGAGACCGAAGATCCAATCCTCCGTTCGCTGACCGCATCGCTGCTCGATAGTTTCAGCAGGCAAGGTCACCATGTTCAGGACGACCCAGATGCAAAGACGGAGTTGATGCTGACGACGGCGGAATTTTACGTTCCGCTCGATTGGAGAAAGGCTCTGCTTTTCAATCAGCGCCGGCGATTCAAAATTGAACACAAACCACCCATTTTGTGTCTCATGCACGCCACGCCGGGCGAACTTGAAACGCTTCTACGCCGGCTTCAAGCCGCTCTGGACAAGCAGCCGCCCGATCCTGCCGATTTCCAATTTCCCGGCATGGCATCCAGCGCTTACAAAGTCCTGATCGAACAAGGCCAGCGCGGCGGACCCATCCTCGCGCTCGAGCGTGTGCTCCAATCGCAAGCCAAGTGCATCCGCATCCTGTTGGTCGTCGGGCAGGACAAGCCGGAATACGCCTACCTGTTCAACCTGGTGGGTGCGCACCCGCATATTCCCTTCGACTCTCCCGACAGCTTTTGTGACGACGTTGTGAAGCGCCTGGTTGCCGAAGCCTGTTCGCATGAAGTGACCAACCACCAGGTCGTCGGAGACGTCATTCACAGCAAGCAATTCAACGCTTCGAAGGTGCCGGCTGCAATGCGGCGAGCGAGCCTCGAATTGGGAAAGCGCAATTTCTTCACCGCCATGGTACGCATCGACGATCTGGTTCATGTTCCGGCGTTGGATCGAGCCATCGCAGATCAATACAGTGAAGGCTGCTTCGCCACCTGGGATCCACAGCTGCGCGCGCTGATTGCGACCGTAACGGGCAGCGCACGCCCCGTCGACAAGGGCGACTTGACCGACGACGATCTCTCGGTGATCGTTGGCGTTCAGCCGGACGGCAGCGGCGCGTTGGTGCGGCATGTTGCTGGCAAACGCAACGATTCCCCCTCCTCCGAATCCGTGGAAATGATGGGCATGGATCGCTTTCTACCGCGCATCGAACTCGATTCATCCTGGCCTTTACAAGCCGACGTGCCGGTCGTACGTTCCAAGCTTCATGGCCATCGCGGCATCGCCTCCTACGATCCCAGCCTGGTTGAGTACATCCAGCTCGATCCTCCGTATTACCATTACCCGGTTTCCTGCTCCACGGATTCTCAAGCGCGCGCCATTACGTCCGGCTTCGCCCGGTCGGAAGCGTTACAGAAGCCCGACGACCCCCGTCTGGCGGCGTTTGCCGTACTTCCCGGCCACGGAATCGTGATCGCGGAAAAGTGGATTTCGGGAACGGCGCCCTTCCAGATTCTGTGGGAGTATTTCGACTCGGGTGTGATCGAGGTCGTTAAAGAGATCCCCCAGGGTCCGTTAGCCTACGCACCCAACGCTGACGGACAGATGATCCTGCATACGAGCTGAACTACGAAATCCCAGCGTCGTAACTGAAGCAGACCTTTATCGAACCGCTGCGCTTGTCCATCGCCGCGGCGACGGCTTTTTTATACTGTTCGAAAGGAAAACGGTGCGTGATCAACCCCGCATATCGAATTGCCTCTTCCTCGAACATGCGAATGACCAGATCGAAGGTGTGGACGCGCCGGCCGTGCCAATTCTCCATGCCGAATGTATGAGATCCAATCAGATCGACTTCCTGGTACCAGACCGGATTCAAGTCCACTTTCATTGTACTCAAGTCAACTCCGACGAGCACCACGGTCCCTCCGGCCCGCGCCCAGCGCAGACCGTCGCTGACGGTCGTCTTTTTACCCACACAGTCGTACACGACTTCGAATCCACCCAACAGCATGCCCCGATTCATCGGCGAGCGATAGTATTTCGCCTGCGTGATCTCTGCAAGCTCAGGGTACAGCTCGCTTCCCGTGAGAACATCATCTGCGCCAAGCGTTCGCGCCATTTCGGCTTGATGCGGATAGCGGGCGATAACCGTTACGTGACAATCGGGCTCGACGATCTTGGCCATCTGAACGATCAGCAATCCGATGATTCCCGCGCCGATCACCAACACGTGATCACCCGCAAGCGGAGGTTTTCGCAGCACGCTGTGCAGCGCCACCGAATTGGGCTCGATCAGCGAAGCCTGATCGGTCGACATCTGCAATGGTACCGGCCAGACTTCGGCTTCGTGGGCGGTGTAGCCATCTCCCCAGCCGCCGCCTACCCCCACGGCGCCGAGACCCAGGGAAGCGTTTTCACACAGGCGCGTCTGTCCCTGTGCACAGTAGATACAAGGTGGATCGATCTCCTGGCTGTGACAATTCGGACCCGCAAAACGAGATTCCATCACCACCCGGTCGCCCACTTTGAAGCGTGTGACTTGCGCGCCGACTTCCACGACCTCGCTCACGACCTCGTGGCCGAGGTAGAAACGTGCGTTTCCTGGCAAGGCTGCCGGAGCGGAGGCGGGGTCGGCGTCGACGAAAAGCAAGGAGAGATCGGTGGCACAGAGGCCGCACTGGATATTGCGCAGGCGCAGCCATTTCGGGCCGGGTAACTGCGGTGTCTGCATGTCGACGACGTGCACAGGTGAGAACGGACTCCAAATGACGCCCGGCCACACCGAGCGCAGCATCTGCACCATGAACATGCGGGGAAGATTTTTATCGACATATATCGTTCGCATTTCATCACTCCCGGATTTCATACGGCATTTCGTAGAAAAACAGGCCGCCGCACACGAAATCTTGCCCACCCACTCGTGTTCTCGCCAGATCCTTGACCGGCTCGAGATCGAACAGCTAAATCTCGAACGTCACGTTACTCAAAGCATGGTAGTAATTCCCCCAACGAGAGCTGAAACGCAGAACGGAATAATCCGGATCGGTCACTCCCAGTGGATAATACCGCTCATAGCCCTCGCGCCACAATCGTTCCTTGGACGCCGTGTCCTGGAGGATCGCGACTTCGCCGACGAGCATCAAGCCCATCCACTGCTCGAAGTCGACGAAATAGACACTCGCTCTCGAATCCCGTTCGAGTTGGCTTATTCGCCTCGATGAGGTGTTCGTGCTGAACCAGATCGTCTTCAAGCCCTCATTTTCCATCTTGATCATGGCCTTGATGTTGGGGTAACCATCATCGCCGTTCGTTCCCAGCATGGCGATCTGCGCTGCATTGGCCAAAGCCAATGCTTCATCCATGGCTTGCTGCTTCTCCATCATGCGCTCCAACTTTGTGAGATTCTTTTGTCTATACGGTTCATCCAGCCGGAAGTGAGCCAACCATCCAGCCGATGCCGAATGCCATCGAATCTGCGCACC is a window encoding:
- a CDS encoding zinc-binding dehydrogenase, which produces MRTIYVDKNLPRMFMVQMLRSVWPGVIWSPFSPVHVVDMQTPQLPGPKWLRLRNIQCGLCATDLSLLFVDADPASAPAALPGNARFYLGHEVVSEVVEVGAQVTRFKVGDRVVMESRFAGPNCHSQEIDPPCIYCAQGQTRLCENASLGLGAVGVGGGWGDGYTAHEAEVWPVPLQMSTDQASLIEPNSVALHSVLRKPPLAGDHVLVIGAGIIGLLIVQMAKIVEPDCHVTVIARYPHQAEMARTLGADDVLTGSELYPELAEITQAKYYRSPMNRGMLLGGFEVVYDCVGKKTTVSDGLRWARAGGTVVLVGVDLSTMKVDLNPVWYQEVDLIGSHTFGMENWHGRRVHTFDLVIRMFEEEAIRYAGLITHRFPFEQYKKAVAAAMDKRSGSIKVCFSYDAGIS
- a CDS encoding pyridoxamine 5'-phosphate oxidase family protein yields the protein MEKQQAMDEALALANAAQIAMLGTNGDDGYPNIKAMIKMENEGLKTIWFSTNTSSRRISQLERDSRASVYFVDFEQWMGLMLVGEVAILQDTASKERLWREGYERYYPLGVTDPDYSVLRFSSRWGNYYHALSNVTFEI